One genomic segment of Halomarina pelagica includes these proteins:
- a CDS encoding fumarylacetoacetate hydrolase family protein, with protein sequence MQYYRVVDGAQSRLVAAVDGTAYDLASANANLTSFRDLARAANVNGTTVDAVADRHVAAAAAVDLSTATVARPVVPDEVWAAGVTYGISERAREEESSMPEMYLDVYGGERPEVFFKATPDRVVGPNEAVGIRGDSEWDVPEPELGVVLYRGEIVGYTVGNDVSSRSIEGANPLYLPQAKVYDRSCALGPCVVSTDEIDDPHGLEMSMVITRNGEVMYDDSTSTGEMVRTCEELVSYYTRYNAVPELSVLLTGTSLVPEESFTLAEGDRVSIDIGGIGTLENDVVEL encoded by the coding sequence ATGCAGTACTACCGGGTAGTGGACGGCGCACAGTCACGTCTCGTGGCGGCGGTCGACGGGACGGCGTACGACCTCGCGAGCGCGAACGCGAACCTCACCTCGTTCCGGGACCTCGCGAGGGCGGCGAACGTCAACGGGACGACGGTCGACGCGGTCGCCGATCGGCACGTCGCCGCGGCCGCCGCCGTGGACCTCTCGACCGCGACCGTCGCGCGGCCGGTCGTCCCGGACGAGGTGTGGGCCGCCGGCGTCACCTACGGCATCAGCGAGCGGGCGCGCGAGGAGGAGAGTTCGATGCCGGAGATGTACCTCGACGTCTACGGCGGCGAGCGACCGGAGGTGTTCTTCAAGGCCACGCCCGACCGCGTCGTCGGGCCGAACGAGGCCGTCGGCATACGGGGCGACTCGGAGTGGGACGTCCCGGAGCCGGAACTGGGCGTCGTCCTCTACCGGGGGGAGATCGTCGGCTACACCGTCGGCAACGACGTGAGCAGTCGCTCCATCGAGGGGGCGAACCCGCTGTACCTGCCGCAGGCGAAGGTCTACGACCGGTCGTGTGCGCTCGGCCCCTGCGTCGTCTCGACCGACGAGATCGACGACCCCCACGGCCTGGAGATGTCGATGGTCATCACCCGGAACGGGGAGGTGATGTACGACGATTCGACGTCGACGGGCGAGATGGTGCGCACGTGCGAGGAACTCGTGTCGTACTACACGCGCTACAACGCGGTACCCGAACTGTCGGTGCTCCTGACCGGGACGTCGCTGGTCCCCGAGGAGTCGTTCACGCTGGCCGAGGGGGACCGCGTTTCGATAGACATCGGGGGAATCGGGACACTCGAGAACGACGTCGTCGAACTCTGA
- the pdxA gene encoding 4-hydroxythreonine-4-phosphate dehydrogenase PdxA encodes MTNDRPLLGITMGDPAGVGSEVIVKAYPEVVSFADVVVIGDADVVREAVGICGVDLDVRAVDDVAAVEPSADAITVLDLDNVADLEYGALREEYGEASLEYVARAIELATSGDVDAIVTAPINKQATRMAGSEYAGHTGMLADYTDTENYSMMLIEGDLRVTHVSTHVPLREACDLVTTERVLSTIEVTDEALRSLGIDDPTLAVAGLNPHASDGGLLGDEDDAEIRPAVRAARDRGLDVHGPESPDTVYVQAAAGRYDCVVSMYHDQGHIPVKMLGFRGDGAVSGVNVTIGLPIVRTSVDHGTAFDIAGEGVASAVSMVDACRVAASATATRE; translated from the coding sequence ATGACGAACGACAGACCCCTGCTCGGCATCACGATGGGCGACCCGGCGGGCGTGGGGAGCGAGGTCATCGTGAAGGCCTACCCCGAGGTCGTCTCGTTCGCCGACGTCGTCGTGATCGGCGACGCGGACGTGGTCCGCGAGGCGGTCGGCATCTGCGGCGTCGACCTGGACGTGCGAGCGGTCGACGACGTCGCCGCGGTGGAACCGAGCGCGGACGCCATCACCGTGCTCGACCTCGACAACGTCGCCGACCTCGAGTACGGCGCGCTGCGCGAGGAGTACGGCGAGGCGAGCCTCGAGTACGTCGCGCGGGCCATCGAGCTGGCGACGTCGGGCGACGTCGACGCCATCGTCACCGCCCCGATCAACAAACAGGCCACGCGCATGGCGGGAAGCGAGTACGCCGGCCACACCGGGATGCTCGCCGACTACACCGACACCGAGAACTACTCGATGATGCTCATCGAGGGGGACCTCCGCGTGACCCACGTCAGCACGCACGTCCCCCTCCGGGAGGCCTGCGACCTGGTGACGACCGAGCGGGTGCTCTCGACTATCGAGGTGACCGACGAGGCGCTCCGGAGCCTCGGCATCGACGACCCGACGCTCGCCGTGGCCGGGCTGAACCCCCACGCCAGCGACGGCGGCCTGCTCGGGGACGAGGACGACGCGGAGATCCGGCCCGCGGTCCGGGCGGCCCGCGATCGGGGCCTGGACGTTCACGGTCCGGAATCGCCGGACACCGTCTACGTGCAGGCCGCCGCCGGTCGATACGACTGCGTCGTCTCGATGTACCACGACCAGGGCCACATCCCCGTCAAGATGCTCGGGTTCCGGGGCGACGGCGCGGTCAGCGGCGTCAACGTGACTATCGGGCTCCCCATCGTCCGGACGAGCGTCGACCACGGAACCGCCTTCGACATCGCGGGCGAGGGCGTCGCCTCGGCCGTGAGCATGGTCGACGCCTGCCGCGTGGCCGCGAGCGCCACCGCTACCCGCGAGTGA
- a CDS encoding mandelate racemase/muconate lactonizing enzyme family protein → MSELRITDVETHIVANPWKPWVFVTVETSTGLRGLAEATIHDKPETVTTAIDEMRDYFVGESPFDTEQLSLRMYRDEWYSRNVVNTTVVSAVDTACWDIKGKHYGEPLYKLLGGSVHGRWLRAYANGWYTDTHGDPEKFGAAAERVVADGYTAMKFDPFGAAWQRMDRAAFNDAVDRVRAVREAVGPDVDLLVEGHGRFAPSVAVEISDKLAEFDVTWFEEPCPPDNVDGLREVAEKSRVPIATGERGMSKFAFRELLADTDVDVVQPDLANAGGITEGKKIAAMAEAEHVGFAPHNPQGPVATAMCAHVDTSSPSFVIQEVFEDYDVDWKGELLHDPITIEDGRLRVPDGPGLGVELNMDAVREYEYSPEKVHTINLWEEDWETRSLE, encoded by the coding sequence ATGTCGGAGTTACGCATCACCGACGTAGAGACGCACATCGTCGCGAACCCGTGGAAGCCGTGGGTGTTCGTCACGGTGGAGACGAGCACGGGCCTCCGGGGGCTCGCCGAGGCGACGATCCACGACAAGCCCGAGACGGTGACGACCGCCATCGACGAGATGCGCGACTACTTCGTCGGCGAGAGCCCGTTCGACACCGAGCAGTTGTCCCTGCGGATGTATCGGGACGAGTGGTACTCGCGGAACGTCGTCAACACGACGGTCGTGAGCGCCGTCGACACCGCCTGCTGGGACATCAAGGGTAAGCACTACGGCGAACCGCTCTACAAGCTCCTCGGCGGCTCGGTCCACGGTCGCTGGCTGCGCGCGTACGCCAACGGCTGGTACACCGACACCCACGGCGACCCCGAGAAGTTCGGCGCGGCCGCGGAACGCGTCGTCGCCGACGGCTACACCGCGATGAAGTTCGACCCGTTCGGGGCCGCCTGGCAGCGGATGGACCGCGCGGCGTTCAACGACGCCGTCGACCGCGTCCGCGCCGTCCGCGAGGCCGTCGGTCCCGACGTCGACCTGCTCGTCGAGGGCCACGGACGGTTCGCCCCCAGCGTCGCCGTCGAGATAAGCGACAAGCTCGCCGAATTCGACGTGACGTGGTTCGAGGAGCCGTGCCCGCCGGACAACGTCGACGGCCTCCGGGAGGTCGCAGAGAAGTCCCGCGTCCCCATCGCGACGGGCGAGCGGGGGATGTCGAAGTTCGCCTTCCGCGAACTGCTCGCCGACACGGACGTCGACGTCGTCCAGCCGGATCTCGCGAACGCGGGCGGCATCACCGAAGGCAAGAAGATCGCCGCGATGGCCGAGGCCGAACACGTCGGGTTCGCCCCGCACAACCCGCAGGGGCCGGTCGCGACGGCGATGTGCGCCCACGTCGACACGAGTTCGCCGAGCTTCGTGATCCAGGAGGTGTTCGAAGACTACGACGTCGACTGGAAGGGCGAACTGCTGCACGACCCCATCACCATCGAGGACGGCCGCCTGCGGGTCCCCGACGGCCCGGGCCTCGGCGTCGAACTGAACATGGACGCCGTCCGCGAGTACGAGTACTCGCCCGAGAAGGTCCACACGATCAATCTCTGGGAAGAGGACTGGGAGACCCGCTCGCTGGAGTGA
- a CDS encoding mandelate racemase family protein, which yields MAPTITRIESTEFGFPLEDVGTDENGFNLVYRPGATTERKLFGLRVHTDAGVTGEYVGGNSPGMAELNMIADYLIGKNPLHREKHWSEMKRALRKYDRMGIGPLDIALWDFAGKYHDAPIHDLLGTYRERFPAYASTFHGDENGGLDSPAAFADFAETCLDMGYPAYKIHGWGGGEGSRDLGREIEAVRAVGERVGDEMDLMHDPACELETFADALKLGRALDEQGFFWYEDPYRDGGISQHAHRKLRQHLDTPILQTEHVRGLEPHTDFVAAEATDFVRADPEYDGGITGAMKIARVAEGFGLDCEFHAPGPAQRQCIAATRNTNYYEMALVHPEAENPVPPVYADGYADRLDSVDGEGCVSVPDGPGLGVTYDWDYIEEHRTGSVHVYD from the coding sequence ATGGCACCGACCATCACGCGAATCGAGTCGACCGAGTTCGGGTTCCCGCTCGAGGACGTCGGGACCGACGAGAACGGGTTCAACCTCGTCTATCGACCCGGAGCGACGACGGAGCGCAAGCTGTTCGGGCTGCGGGTGCACACCGACGCGGGGGTGACCGGCGAGTACGTCGGCGGCAACTCGCCGGGGATGGCCGAGCTGAACATGATCGCGGACTACCTCATCGGGAAGAATCCCCTTCACCGCGAGAAACACTGGTCGGAGATGAAACGCGCCCTCCGCAAGTACGACCGGATGGGGATCGGCCCGCTCGACATCGCGCTGTGGGACTTCGCGGGGAAGTACCACGACGCCCCCATCCACGACCTGCTCGGCACCTACCGCGAGCGGTTCCCCGCCTACGCCTCGACCTTCCACGGCGACGAGAACGGCGGGCTGGACTCGCCGGCGGCGTTCGCCGACTTCGCCGAGACGTGTCTCGACATGGGGTATCCCGCGTACAAGATCCACGGGTGGGGCGGCGGTGAGGGGTCCCGCGACCTGGGCCGCGAGATCGAGGCCGTCCGCGCGGTCGGCGAGCGCGTCGGCGACGAGATGGACCTCATGCACGATCCCGCGTGCGAACTGGAGACGTTCGCCGACGCGCTGAAGCTCGGCAGGGCGCTCGACGAGCAGGGGTTCTTCTGGTACGAGGACCCCTACCGCGACGGCGGCATCTCCCAGCACGCCCACCGCAAACTCAGACAGCACCTCGACACCCCCATCCTCCAGACCGAACACGTCCGCGGCCTCGAACCGCACACCGACTTCGTGGCGGCCGAGGCGACCGACTTCGTGCGGGCGGACCCCGAGTACGACGGCGGCATCACCGGCGCGATGAAGATCGCTCGCGTCGCGGAGGGGTTCGGGCTGGACTGTGAGTTTCACGCGCCGGGGCCGGCCCAGCGCCAGTGCATCGCCGCCACCCGCAACACCAACTACTACGAGATGGCCCTCGTCCACCCCGAGGCGGAGAACCCGGTGCCGCCGGTGTACGCCGACGGCTACGCCGACCGGCTCGACTCCGTCGACGGGGAGGGGTGCGTCTCGGTTCCGGACGGTCCCGGTCTCGGCGTCACCTACGACTGGGACTACATCGAGGAGCACAGGACCGGGAGCGTCCACGTCTACGACTAG